The DNA window AAGTGTCAGCTGGCCTTCAGCAGGGCCACCACCGTCACCTGCCCTGCCGCTTCGGCCATGGGGCTGAAGCCGTTGACGCTCCATGCCGGAGcctcctggcagagctggctgctgtTGGCTGCCCCTTCGGGGTCCGaggccagccccagccccagccaggtGGCCAGGGCTAGCACCAGCAGCCTCATCCTGGTCCCCCGGCCCTGGCAAGGGGTGAATGGGGTGTTAATGCTTCACTACCAGCCTCAGCTCTACCCTCTGCCCCGGGGTTCAACCCAAGAAGGTCCTCCCAGCTCCACTGCACCCCCAAACTGCCTCCCCATGCACTCCTCAGGGCAGACAGAGACTGGTGGGCAGTACCATACTGGTCCCAgcacagcactggaagctgggaCACCCTTGACATGGGGGtgaggggaggagaaaagggcAGGGGAATTGGGGTGTCCAGCTCCCGGTGAGCTGCATCCTCAATGCTGACTTTCACGAGCACCAGCTGTGACAGGCAAGTGCCCCAGTCTGCTCCAGTGGCAAGGCACCCACTTCGTGCATTATGGGGGAAAGGTCCTGATCCCCCTGTGGGCCTTCtccacctccccagcccccaaaGCCagaccctgccatgggcagcagtATTCTTGCCCCCAGGGGTGGGCAGGGATGCAGCCTCCATCATCCTGGCCACCAGCAGGGAGttagggggacagggatggtttCACCTTCAGGTGACCTTGAGAATCCTTGATGCCCCACAAAGCACTTGAGGGGTGCACAGAGCCTTTAACCCCCCCTACCCTAATATCTGCCTGAAGCTCTTCTTCCCACAGCCCCCTAACACGGCCCCTTCCAAAATACAACGCGGCCGCCCAGGACCCAGCATATTTAATGGACAGAGGGAGCACACCGGACCCGGGGTCAATGATCCAcagaggtggggagggagcagggggctgtggggtctAATCAGGACAGATGTATCCCaaatccccagccttctccccccAGTAAAAACAAGCCCTCAATACCGCACTTCTCACCGACGTCCTCTGGCCAGACTTTactcccagccccagcagctcttGGCAATGTCCAGCTGGCCCTGGTCTCCCATTTATCTCCTGTCCTCTCTCCCCGCccagaagggaggagaagagcccagctggAGCAAGCGAGGACTGCTCCCCAGCCACCACCGCCTGCCTTGGGGATGGCAACAAGGCAGGCACTGTCCCCCTTAGTGACACGAGACTTCAGGGTCCTGCTGCCACAGCCCAGCCAGAGCCGTGCTGGGACAAAGCGGTGCCTGGTGCTGGAATGGTGCAGAGGGTGCCAGGCAGTGCCacagggaaaagacgggcatgGCCACTCAAACCCACCCCACAGGAGGGCCAGGAGGCAATACTTGCAGGACCGTGGAGTGACATCAACAGCGCCATCCATACACAAGGTCCTGGGGGAGCCCCACTGCAGCCTCTGTTACCCTGCAGACAAAAAGATGGGTGCCTACCCTGCACCCCTGAAGTGCCAGAGACCCCTGCCCCACAGGGTACCACCTCAGAGGCCATGCTGCCCCGCTGCACAGTGCCACAGCCTCTCTCAAGCTGTGTTTGGACCCACAACGGGCCCCTAGCACCTAGATCTGTGCCTCCTGCCTGGCCCCGCACCAGGGCGGTTGTGCTGGTGTGAGGAGCTGGTGTTCCCTCGAGAAGTCACAGAGCCAGTAGATTCCTCCCCCAGCCAAACAAGAGCCGCACACGGACATCTCTGCAAATATTTGAGCTGTTTATCATCCCTGGGCTCTGTACAAAAACATGAtaaggcagggaagggcaggagacACAGGCACAACCAGGGCAGCGACGTGGTCCTGGACACATGGGGAGAGGGAGATTTGTGCAAAAACAGCcacaagcagcagagagagagaggtttGCTGCTGGACAGCTAGAGGGGCTTGGAGACACCAGCAAGGATGTGGGGCCACGGGTTGGGATTGGGGAGCAGGCACAGAGTCAGCCTTGAGCAAACCCGTCCTGTGACCAAGGCCAGACccccaggcagagctgccaCCCCCCATCTGCACGCTGCTCCCCAGAAGGTCCCTGCCAGGTACCCTGGGCACTAGAAagcacccagcactgagcagggGCACGTATCCCTCCTGCACACCCTGTCCCAGTGGGATTCGGGGTGGCAGGGAATGACCCAGCACAGACACAAGCCATTTCATCGCGGGTCCCAGGGGACACCTAGCCTGGCAgacagttcacagaatcattgaattaCAAAAtctttaggctggaaaagacctttgagatcttcaagcccaactgtacctgttcactactaaatcatatcacTAAGCACTttatctacctgtcttttaaacacctccaaggatggtgactcaaccactggTTCTcagccattccagtgcctgagaattcttttggtgaagaattttttcctgctttaatctgaacctcccctggcacgactggaggccgttccctctcgtcctatcacctgtcacttgggagaagagaccagcacgcACCTCGCTACAACGtcttttcagggagttgtagagagcaataaggtctcccttcagcttccttttctctaggttaaacaaaCCCAGTTGCCCAGGATGGCATCCACTGGTCCCTCCTGCTGAAGAAGCTATCCCATGGCAAGTGAAGTTGCTTTCCAGCCACTGATAAAAGAAATAATCCCTAATACAAAacgtggaatattttgattcaaGCTACAGTAGAGTTAAGTTTTGTCAAAGAAATTGTGGTTggttttgaaagttagacagaattcCCCTCTGacaacatgttttcttttaggcaGTGTTTTTCCCACTGCTCCTTCTTCAGAGGCGATAATGTCTTGCGTCAAGTATGATCCGTGCTGAGCAGATGTATCTTCTGccatcacctctgtttggagttttcttcctatctcaaatgcaaagccaggcagagctggagccagctccaaattagcaagagtctTGACAGTTGTGAAGTTCAgagtaacattaaaattagaccttggaaagcaataaaataagatTTCTGGGGGAAATTATCCACATGCAAGTGGGAAATATGTCGTGCCCACAGCTCTCGTCTTGCTACaggattgatggagatcactccctcatgCTGCCCAGCCCTGATGAAGGATGCTTGGTTTCTAGAACTCCAAAGCGAGccttagagagttttatttatattgcatcaggaacagcatggccagcaggcccagggaggtgattctgctcgtggtgagaccgcaccgtgaatcctgtgttcagttctgggcccctcgctacaagaaggatgttgatgctctggagagaagagaaacaaagctggtgaaggggctggagaacaaatgttatgaggagcagctgagagaactggggttgtttagcctggagaagaggaggctgaggggaaactttattgccctctacaaccacctgaaaggagagTGTGgagaggaatcatagaatcactaggttggaaaggacccactggatcattcccatcaatcactaaaccatgtcccttagcacctcatccacctgtgccttaaacacctccagggaaggtgacccaaccccctccctgggcagcctgttccagtgcccaatgaccctttctgtgaagaattttttcctaatgtccagcctgaacctcccctggcggagcttgaggccattccctctcgtcctgtcccctgtcacttgggagaagagcccagctccctcctctccacaacctcctttcagggagttggagagagcaatgaggtctcccctcagcctcctcttctccaggctaaacacccccagctctctcagccgctcctcataaggcctgttctccagccccttcaccagctttgttgctcttctctggactcactccagagcctcaacatccttcttgtggtgaggggccccgaactgaacacaggattcgaggagtggtctcctcgaatgtccctcagcacctcatttaaacccctccagggaaggtgactcaaccccctccctgggcagcctgttccagtgcccaatgaccctttctgtgaaatattttttcctgatgttcagcctgaccctcccctggcggagcctgaggccattccctctcgtcctgtcccctgtcactcgggagaagagcccagcgcCCTGCTCCCCACACCCTCCCTTCAGGCAGGGGGTTTCAGGTAGGGAGCGGGGCGCTGGCCCCTCgcggggaggagaaggagcccccgccccccgctccGCCCCCGTCCCGGCGGCCCCTGCGCGCGGCCCGGACCCGGtgagccgggggggggggggcaatgaggggggTGGTGCCGGTGCCCGTGTGCTCGCTGGAGGGGGGTCCCGGGAAGGCTCCCCGGGGGTAGAAGGGAATCATCCAGCAGGTCTCCTCCCCCCAGCACCCCGGGGCACGTCTGCGGGGGCCGGGAGCCGCCGGCGAGATGCTCTCGGGGGTGTGGTGGGGGGGATGCAGGGCGGGGGTTTGGAATggtcttttttctcccttcagtATAACAGGTATTTGGGAGGGGAGGGAGTCGCTTTTCTCGCAGTGTCCCTCCCATTTCACCCCCTGTGCCCCTAGGACACTGTCCCTCCTATTTGACTTTCCAGGCCCCCAGGACACTGTCTCCTATTTCACCCCCTGTACCCCTAGGACAGTCTCTCCTACTTAACTCTCCATACCCCCAGGACACTGTCCCTCTCATTTCACCCCCTGTGCCACTAGGACATTCTCCTATTTCACCCCCTGTACCCCTAGGACACTGTCCCTCCTGTTTCACCCCTGTGCCACTAGGACATTCTCCTATTTCACCCCCTGTACCCCTAGGACACTGTCCCTCCTGTTTCACCCCTGTGCCACTAGGAGATTCTCCTATTTCACCCCCTGTGCCCCTAGGGCACTCTCTCCTATTTCACCCTCCGTACCCCTAGGACACTCTCCTTGTTTCACCCCCTGTGCCCCTAGGACACTGTCCCTCCTATTTCACCCCCTGTACCCCCAGGACACTCTCTCCTATTTCACCCCCTGTACCCCTAGGACAGTCCCTCCTACTTAACTCTCCATACCCCTAGGACACTGTCCCTCTCATTTCACCCCCTGTGCCACTAGGACATTCTCCTATTTCACCCCCTGTGCCCCTAGGGCACTCTCTCCTATTTGACCCTCCGTACCCCTAGGACACTGTCCCTCCTATTTCACCCTCTGTACCCCTAAGACACTCTCCTGTTTCACCCTCTGTGCCCCTAGGGCAAGGTCATTGCCCCAAGCCTGTTCCGGAGAGCATGGTAGCTCCACACCATCCTtgttggagaaggaaaaggcgCATCAGCCTGCCACGACCCCCTCCCTCCAATTTGTGACAAGCGCTGAGGCAGCACAGAAGCCTTTTAGCTGTAACCAGCACGTCGCTTTGTGTTTACCAGTCCAATCTCCGTGTTCCTGGTTGCTGGGACAGGACATTCCTCCCCCACAACCCTTGTCCCCATAGACTTACACGTGCACACAGCTCCCCCTCACCTGGATTTCCCCTCCTCTTCAACCACAGGCTGCCCCACACCTCCAGTTTAGCACAGCGCAACGGAGGCAGAAAGTCACTTAAAAACCTCCCTGCAGCACCCTCAAAGGGACACATCGCTCCAGAGGGGACGTGCTGGGGCGAGGCTCAGAGCTTTCTTCCCCTGTGACcccagagcagcagagcagacaggTGACTCGGTGTCTTTGGGAGGTTGCAGGTGGTTCTAGAGTTGGTTGCCCTTGCACAGGGCATACAGGCCTGTGGGAcccatttatttaaaacacatgcATTTTAAGGGGTGCAAATTTACTTGTATGGGCATGTAAATGCACTCAAGCTCCACGGGAGGTGGGGGAATGTCTCCCCGCAGCCAGCAAGCCCCCCTAACCCCATGCGTCCTCCCTGCAGGCATGGCAGCCTCACTGAGCCGCCCCTTCTTCATCTCTCTCCACGTGCCctacaggcagggctgggcccAGGACCTGGCCAACACCTTTCGCTTCCATCCGGTCGCCGTGCGGGAGACGCGGCGGGTCCGGCAGCTGGCCCTGCGACAGGGATCTGCCGTCTTCCTCATCAACGAGCGCCTGGCACCGGGATGCGCTGGTGCTTCCTCCCACGACTTCCTCTACGATGTGGACCCCCAGCCTGCCCTGGGCACGGCCTCCAACGTCTGCTTCGAGGTGGATGACGTGCCGTTGCTCTGCGAGCGGCTGCAGAGCCACGGATGCTCCCTGCCGGTGCCCCCCACTGAGGTGAGGGATGAAGGTGGCTCCGTCACCTACGGAGTGGCGAGCTCCATCGTGGGCAATGTCAGCCATACCCTTCTGGACCGATCCCGCTACCGGGGACCCTTCCTGCCTGGCTTCCAGCCCATCCGAGGAGTCCCCTCAGCCACGGGGGACAGGATTGAGATCACCCACTTTGACCACATCACGTGCGTCTGCCCGCGGGGCAGCGCTCGGACAGCTCTGGACTGGTACCAGCGCTGCTTCGGCTTCCACCGCTTCTTGCTGAACCCGCGGGAGAGGCCGGCCGAGGGGTACGTGCtcggggggcagggggtgggcaTGCTGCTCCTCGCGCTGCAGAGCGCCCGGGGCACCCCAGCGCACGGCTGCAAGCTCGTCTTTGCCGAGTCCCTCTCGGAGGACGGCGCCAACCAAGTCGACACCTTCCTAGAGCAGCACGGTGGGGCCGGGATCCAGCACGTCGGCCTCCGCACAACCGACATTGTCGCCACAACCAGGGCTTTGCAGCAGTGGGGAGCACGGTTCTTCACTCCCCCCACTGCCTATTACAGCCAGGGGGGCAAAGCGGAGGAGATCCGGGGGGCTGGGCAGGACCCCCACTTACTGGCAGAGCTGGGCATCCTGCTGGACACCACAGTGCCTGGGGACAAGGGCTGGCCGGGTGCTCAGGGCACAGAGAGCCCTTCCCAGGAGTATTTGATGCAGATCTTCACCCATCCCATCTTCTCTGAAGAAACCTTCTTCCTGGAGCTCATTGACCGTCGGGGAGCGCCAGGCTTTGGGGAGGGCAATATACGAGCACTGTGGAAAGCTGTGCAGGTCTATATGGACCGGCAGCAGTAGTGGCAATACTACACTCCTCCCTCagctctccatcctctccagtCCATCCCTGGAGTAACACGGTGGAAGAGGTTCCAGCAGGTGCCTGTAGCGTGGCCCAGGTGGGCAGAGACCAAGGGAGGTCTCCAGGTGAACCCAGAGCCAACTCAGCGTGGGAGCAAGTTACTCGGGGCCAAGGCTCTGAGCATCCCACAGGATGGAGGGTAGTTTTTCTCCTCCCCTGGGTTCCCCGTGATTTATCGATCTCACGTGAAGAATTTTCTGCCTAGTTCCATCATAATGTGACTTGTGCCTGCAGCGTGGCCAAGAACACTCCTGGCACAGCAACACTCACAGACacagggggatgtggggctgcCAGAGGGGACTGGATAACCCAGCAGCCATGGACACAGCAAGTTACCACCTTCTGTGGGAAGTGATGGCCTCTTGCTCTTCTCAATTAAAGAATTAACTTGCCAGAActgcttcatttttgtttctcctcCCATTTAAGATGCACGAGTGCCAGGCAAGGATGCAAGGAGCTCTTTCACTCCTTGAGGCAGGCTGTCCCCT is part of the Phaenicophaeus curvirostris isolate KB17595 chromosome 8, BPBGC_Pcur_1.0, whole genome shotgun sequence genome and encodes:
- the HPDL gene encoding 4-hydroxyphenylpyruvate dioxygenase-like protein, encoding MAASLSRPFFISLHVPYRQGWAQDLANTFRFHPVAVRETRRVRQLALRQGSAVFLINERLAPGCAGASSHDFLYDVDPQPALGTASNVCFEVDDVPLLCERLQSHGCSLPVPPTEVRDEGGSVTYGVASSIVGNVSHTLLDRSRYRGPFLPGFQPIRGVPSATGDRIEITHFDHITCVCPRGSARTALDWYQRCFGFHRFLLNPRERPAEGYVLGGQGVGMLLLALQSARGTPAHGCKLVFAESLSEDGANQVDTFLEQHGGAGIQHVGLRTTDIVATTRALQQWGARFFTPPTAYYSQGGKAEEIRGAGQDPHLLAELGILLDTTVPGDKGWPGAQGTESPSQEYLMQIFTHPIFSEETFFLELIDRRGAPGFGEGNIRALWKAVQVYMDRQQ